The proteins below are encoded in one region of Aestuariivirga litoralis:
- the dnaN gene encoding DNA polymerase III subunit beta: protein MRVTLEKSAFLKALNHVQSVVERRNTIPILSNVMVEAKGSEVKLMATDLDIAIVESVAADVAQQGAATVPAHMLYDIVRKLPDGAQLELNQTGDKGRISVISGRSRFALQSLPPEDFPDLSSGEFGNTFALGASDLRFLIERTRFAISTEETRYYLNGIYFHEVAADKVLRAVATDGHRLAQSQMDLPSGASGMPGIIVPRKTVLELVKLLEGEDGEVEIGISSAKIRFSFGKLVLTSKLIDGTFPDYERVIPRNNDKILEADTRQFAEAVDRVSTISFEKSRAVKLSLAAGKLGLVVNNPDSGSAEEEIVVSYERDPMEIGFNSRYLLDVAAQVKAETLRFEFNDAGSPTVIRDPKDAKSLYVLMPMRV, encoded by the coding sequence ATGCGCGTCACACTTGAAAAATCCGCCTTCCTGAAGGCACTGAACCATGTGCAAAGCGTGGTCGAACGGCGGAACACCATTCCGATCCTGTCCAACGTCATGGTTGAGGCCAAGGGCTCGGAAGTAAAACTGATGGCCACCGATCTGGACATCGCGATTGTCGAGTCTGTGGCTGCTGACGTAGCCCAGCAGGGTGCAGCCACCGTGCCCGCCCATATGCTCTATGACATCGTGCGCAAGCTGCCTGATGGGGCGCAGCTCGAGCTTAATCAAACCGGCGACAAGGGCCGCATCTCGGTGATCTCTGGCCGCTCGCGCTTCGCGCTGCAGTCGCTGCCACCGGAGGATTTCCCTGATCTGTCGAGCGGTGAATTCGGTAACACATTCGCGTTGGGCGCCAGTGATCTGCGTTTCCTGATTGAGCGCACGCGCTTTGCCATCTCCACCGAAGAGACACGCTATTATCTGAACGGCATCTATTTCCACGAAGTCGCCGCCGACAAGGTGCTGCGCGCCGTGGCCACCGATGGACACCGCTTGGCGCAAAGCCAGATGGATTTGCCCTCCGGCGCATCGGGCATGCCCGGCATCATCGTGCCGCGCAAGACAGTGCTGGAACTGGTGAAACTGCTGGAAGGCGAAGACGGCGAAGTGGAAATCGGCATTTCCTCCGCCAAGATCCGCTTTTCATTCGGCAAGCTGGTGCTGACCTCGAAGCTGATCGACGGAACCTTTCCTGATTACGAACGCGTCATCCCGCGCAACAACGACAAGATCCTTGAAGCCGACACGCGCCAATTCGCCGAAGCGGTGGACCGCGTCTCGACGATTTCCTTCGAAAAGAGCCGCGCTGTAAAGCTCAGCTTGGCAGCTGGCAAACTGGGACTCGTCGTCAACAATCCGGATTCAGGTTCGGCCGAAGAAGAGATCGTGGTGAGTTACGAGCGTGACCCGATGGAGATTGGCTTCAACTCGCGCTACCTCCTCGACGTGGCCGCACAGGTGAAGGCTGAAACCCTGCGTTTCGAATTCAACGACGCAGGCTCGCCCACCGTGATCCGCGACCCGAAGGACGCAAAGTCGCTTTATGTGCTGATGCCGATGCGGGTGTGA
- the deoA gene encoding thymidine phosphorylase has translation MLPQEVIRAKRDGRALSSAQVKEFIEGLTSGAVTEGQVAAFAMAVFFKGMSADEAVGLTLAMRDSGTVLQWDLPGPVVDKHSSGGIGDNISLMLAPMLSACGCYVPMISGRGLGHTGGTLDKLDSITGYNTTPDNALFSWVTREVGCAIIGQTSDLAPADKRLYGIRDVTATVESVPLITASILSKKLAAGLQHLVMDVKCGSGAFMAKREDAQALAKSLVSVANGAGLKTTALITDMDEPLAKVAGNALEVLHAVRFLKNELTDSRVHEVTVRLGMEILQSTGLATSEDEARKSLEEALASGEAAEIFGEMVAALGGPTGFMDAPEQHVRAAAFVKPVFADDNGAVTSIATRELGLAVIELGGGRRRADDVIDHAVGLDHLLGKGFAVDGNTPLAMIHAKDEADYEKAAAIVKAAYVIGDTPTDYSPILERIAP, from the coding sequence ATGCTGCCGCAGGAAGTCATCCGCGCCAAGCGCGATGGCCGCGCGCTTTCTTCAGCCCAGGTGAAGGAATTCATAGAAGGCCTGACCAGCGGGGCTGTCACTGAAGGCCAGGTTGCGGCTTTTGCAATGGCGGTGTTCTTCAAGGGCATGAGTGCCGATGAAGCGGTGGGCCTCACGCTGGCGATGCGCGACAGCGGCACAGTGCTGCAATGGGATTTGCCGGGGCCGGTGGTGGACAAGCATTCCTCCGGTGGCATCGGAGACAATATCTCGCTGATGCTTGCGCCGATGCTGTCGGCGTGCGGTTGCTATGTGCCGATGATTTCGGGACGCGGACTGGGCCATACGGGTGGCACGCTGGACAAGCTTGATTCGATCACCGGCTACAACACCACGCCCGACAATGCTTTGTTCTCCTGGGTCACGCGCGAAGTAGGCTGCGCCATTATCGGGCAGACATCTGATCTGGCCCCCGCCGACAAGCGGCTTTACGGCATCCGCGATGTGACGGCCACGGTGGAAAGCGTGCCGCTGATTACCGCGTCGATCCTGTCGAAGAAACTGGCTGCCGGGTTGCAGCATCTGGTGATGGATGTGAAATGCGGCTCCGGCGCCTTCATGGCCAAGCGCGAGGATGCGCAGGCACTGGCAAAATCACTGGTTTCCGTGGCCAATGGTGCGGGACTGAAAACCACCGCCTTGATCACCGACATGGATGAGCCGCTGGCCAAGGTGGCGGGCAATGCGCTGGAAGTGCTACACGCCGTGCGCTTCCTGAAGAATGAACTGACGGATTCGCGTGTGCACGAAGTGACGGTGCGCCTCGGCATGGAAATTTTGCAAAGCACCGGACTTGCCACATCCGAAGACGAAGCGCGCAAGAGTCTGGAGGAAGCACTGGCTTCGGGCGAAGCGGCGGAAATCTTTGGTGAGATGGTGGCCGCACTTGGTGGGCCCACGGGTTTCATGGATGCGCCGGAGCAACATGTGCGCGCCGCCGCTTTCGTGAAGCCGGTATTCGCCGATGACAACGGCGCGGTGACCAGCATCGCCACGCGCGAGCTTGGCCTTGCCGTAATCGAACTCGGTGGTGGGCGCCGCCGCGCCGACGATGTGATCGATCACGCCGTGGGCCTCGATCATCTGCTCGGCAAAGGTTTCGCGGTGGATGGCAACACGCCGCTCGCCATGATTCACGCCAAGGATGAGGCGGATTACGAAAAGGCCGCCGCCATCGTGAAGGCGGCTTATGTGATCGGCGATACGCCTACGGATTACTCCCCCATTCTGGAACGCATTGCGCCGTGA
- a CDS encoding Gfo/Idh/MocA family protein: MSAVKWGVISTADIGMKKVLPGMLKSKDIEIVAIASRKLKTAQAAAAELGIAKAYGSYEEMLADPEIEAVYNPLPNHLHVPLTLLAAKYGKHVLCEKPIAITAKEAKKLKKAPKKVMIAEAFMVRHALQWIDVKKRVDAGEIGSVRAIQVLFSYFNADPKNVRNMAGIGGGGLLDIGCYPITVSRFIFDGEPVRVTGTIERDPKFKTDRLMGGLADFGKGRHLSFTISTQAAPYQRVNILGTKGRIEVEIPFNAPPDKPNRVFVQGMEMNEGTWHSYPVSDQYMLQAEAFGRAIRAKKKPAWGVDDAIKNMKIIDAFFKSEKTRKWEKV; encoded by the coding sequence ATGAGTGCAGTGAAGTGGGGCGTGATTTCAACCGCAGATATCGGCATGAAGAAGGTGCTTCCCGGCATGCTGAAAAGCAAGGACATCGAGATCGTTGCCATCGCCTCACGCAAGCTGAAAACGGCGCAGGCCGCAGCGGCCGAACTGGGCATTGCCAAGGCTTACGGCTCCTATGAGGAAATGCTGGCCGACCCGGAGATTGAAGCGGTTTACAACCCGTTGCCCAACCATTTGCATGTGCCGCTGACCTTGCTGGCTGCAAAATATGGCAAGCACGTTCTGTGCGAAAAGCCCATCGCCATCACCGCGAAGGAGGCCAAGAAGCTGAAAAAGGCGCCCAAGAAGGTGATGATCGCCGAGGCTTTCATGGTGCGCCATGCCCTGCAATGGATCGATGTCAAAAAGCGCGTTGATGCCGGAGAAATCGGCAGCGTGCGGGCCATCCAGGTGCTGTTCTCCTATTTCAATGCCGACCCCAAGAATGTGCGCAACATGGCGGGCATCGGCGGTGGTGGCCTGCTCGATATCGGCTGCTATCCGATCACTGTGTCGCGCTTCATTTTTGATGGCGAGCCAGTGCGGGTGACCGGCACGATCGAGCGCGACCCCAAATTCAAGACCGACCGGTTGATGGGCGGCCTGGCTGATTTCGGCAAGGGCCGGCATTTGAGCTTCACCATTTCAACCCAGGCCGCGCCTTATCAGCGGGTGAACATTCTGGGCACCAAGGGCCGCATTGAAGTGGAAATCCCCTTCAACGCCCCGCCGGATAAGCCGAACCGGGTTTTCGTGCAGGGCATGGAAATGAATGAGGGCACCTGGCACTCTTATCCCGTATCCGACCAATACATGCTGCAGGCGGAAGCCTTCGGCCGCGCCATCCGTGCCAAGAAAAAGCCGGCTTGGGGTGTGGATGATGCCATCAAGAACATGAAAATCATCGACGCCTTCTTCAAGTCCGAGAAGACCCGGAAGTGGGAGAAGGTCTAA
- the rpsT gene encoding 30S ribosomal protein S20, which translates to MANTSSAKKAARSAVRKAVINKNRIGKVRTSVRKVEEAITGGKKSDAEVLLKAATTEVMRGANKGVMHKNAASRKVSRLTHRVRAMKG; encoded by the coding sequence ATGGCCAATACGTCCTCCGCCAAAAAGGCAGCCCGCTCCGCCGTCCGCAAAGCCGTTATCAACAAGAACCGCATCGGCAAGGTCCGCACTTCGGTGCGCAAGGTTGAAGAAGCCATCACCGGTGGCAAGAAGTCGGATGCAGAAGTGCTCCTCAAGGCAGCCACCACCGAAGTGATGCGCGGCGCCAACAAGGGCGTGATGCACAAGAACGCCGCTTCGCGCAAAGTCTCGCGCCTCACGCACCGCGTGCGTGCCATGAAGGGTTAA
- a CDS encoding phosphomannose isomerase type II C-terminal cupin domain — protein MSLYSENRPWGSFYVIEEQPGFKVKRIVVKEGGRLSLQSHKHRWEHWTVVEGTATITVDDKVVAMSRGGSVDIPLHAKHRLENLHKGEVTIIEVQFGDYLGEDDIVRYDDAYART, from the coding sequence ATGTCTCTCTATAGTGAAAACCGCCCCTGGGGCTCCTTTTATGTGATCGAGGAACAGCCCGGCTTCAAAGTGAAGCGCATCGTGGTCAAGGAAGGCGGCCGGCTTTCCCTGCAAAGCCACAAGCACCGCTGGGAGCACTGGACGGTGGTCGAAGGCACGGCAACCATTACGGTGGATGACAAGGTGGTGGCGATGAGCCGGGGCGGTTCGGTGGATATCCCGCTCCATGCCAAGCACCGGCTGGAAAACCTGCACAAGGGTGAAGTGACCATCATTGAAGTGCAGTTCGGCGACTATCTCGGCGAAGACGATATCGTACGCTATGACGATGCCTATGCCCGGACCTGA
- the choX gene encoding choline ABC transporter substrate-binding protein, which translates to MKTTITKMIGALAVATSLFGLSATAQAGDADSCKAVRFADVGWTDIQVITGIAANVFDALGYQSEVKTLSVPVTYASLKNKDIDVFLGNWMPSMTSDVKPYFDDKSVEQLQPPNLEGAGYGIVVPQYVADAGVKSVADLNANKDKFGGKFFGIESGNDGNRIIQTMIGDAKNNLAGWELVESSEAGMLTEAEKAMKDNKWIVFLGWTPHPVMGEMKIAYLDGVVDYGFGPAKVYTNVRANYLTECANAGKLVSNLRFNLKMEGDMMAPVLKDGKDPKVVAAEWIKANPDSINAWIDGVTAFDGSDAKAAVAKLLK; encoded by the coding sequence ATGAAAACCACCATCACGAAAATGATCGGCGCTCTGGCTGTCGCCACGAGCCTCTTTGGCCTCAGCGCCACGGCGCAGGCCGGGGATGCTGACTCGTGCAAGGCCGTGCGCTTTGCCGATGTGGGCTGGACCGACATTCAGGTGATCACCGGCATTGCCGCCAACGTGTTTGATGCCTTGGGCTATCAGTCCGAAGTGAAGACGCTTTCTGTGCCGGTCACTTATGCATCGCTCAAGAACAAGGACATTGACGTGTTCCTGGGCAACTGGATGCCGTCCATGACCTCGGACGTGAAGCCCTATTTCGACGACAAGTCGGTAGAGCAGCTGCAGCCGCCAAATCTTGAAGGCGCAGGCTACGGCATCGTGGTGCCGCAATATGTGGCCGATGCCGGCGTGAAGTCGGTGGCCGATCTGAATGCCAACAAGGACAAGTTCGGCGGCAAGTTCTTCGGCATCGAATCCGGCAATGACGGCAACCGCATCATCCAGACCATGATTGGCGATGCCAAGAACAACCTCGCAGGCTGGGAGCTCGTCGAAAGCTCGGAAGCCGGCATGTTGACCGAGGCTGAAAAGGCCATGAAGGACAACAAGTGGATCGTGTTCCTCGGCTGGACGCCGCATCCGGTCATGGGCGAAATGAAGATCGCCTATCTGGATGGCGTGGTGGATTACGGCTTCGGCCCCGCCAAGGTCTATACCAATGTGCGCGCCAATTACCTGACCGAATGTGCCAATGCCGGCAAGCTGGTGTCCAACCTGCGCTTCAACCTGAAAATGGAAGGCGACATGATGGCCCCGGTGCTGAAAGACGGCAAAGACCCGAAGGTGGTTGCCGCTGAATGGATCAAGGCCAACCCGGACTCGATCAATGCCTGGATCGACGGCGTGACGGCGTTTGACGGCAGCGATGCCAAGGCCGCTGTGGCCAAGCTGCTGAAGTAA
- the choW gene encoding choline ABC transporter permease subunit, producing MWDPISTFIASWKIPVGQWGKMVIEFITTYFDWLFTGLKVSLNWLVEGTTWTLLQCPPVLLAIALAAGAYLLQRRKWLTLAVLLGLLFIINQGLWKETVQTLVLVLYAAALSMALGVPLGIWAAHKPRVWQTMQPIMDLMQTMPTFVYLIPILILFGLGAAPALIVTIIFAMPAPVRMTYLGLTSVPKSILEAGESFGATKRQLLWKVELPAALPTIMAGLTQCIMLSLSMVVIATLIGAPSLGNPVNRALNNRNIPLGIEAGLAIVALAIILDRVLAVRVGAKK from the coding sequence ATGTGGGATCCAATTTCAACTTTCATTGCATCATGGAAAATTCCCGTGGGGCAATGGGGCAAGATGGTCATCGAATTTATCACGACCTACTTTGACTGGCTGTTCACCGGCCTGAAAGTTTCGTTGAACTGGCTGGTCGAGGGCACCACCTGGACCTTGCTGCAATGCCCTCCCGTTCTGCTTGCCATCGCACTTGCTGCTGGCGCCTATCTCCTGCAGCGCCGCAAATGGCTGACGCTGGCGGTTCTTTTGGGCCTGCTGTTCATCATCAACCAGGGCCTGTGGAAAGAAACCGTGCAGACCTTGGTGTTGGTGCTTTATGCCGCCGCCTTGTCGATGGCGCTCGGCGTGCCGCTCGGCATCTGGGCCGCCCACAAGCCGCGAGTCTGGCAGACCATGCAGCCGATCATGGACCTGATGCAGACGATGCCGACCTTCGTTTATCTCATTCCGATCCTGATCCTGTTCGGCCTAGGCGCTGCTCCGGCCCTTATCGTCACCATCATCTTCGCCATGCCCGCCCCAGTACGCATGACCTATCTTGGCCTGACATCGGTTCCCAAATCCATTCTGGAGGCTGGCGAAAGCTTCGGCGCCACCAAGCGGCAATTGCTATGGAAGGTGGAACTGCCCGCGGCACTGCCCACCATCATGGCGGGCCTGACCCAGTGCATCATGCTTTCGTTGTCGATGGTCGTCATCGCAACGCTCATCGGTGCGCCCTCGCTCGGCAATCCGGTGAACCGTGCTTTGAATAACCGCAACATTCCGCTTGGCATCGAGGCTGGCTTGGCCATCGTCGCCCTCGCTATTATCCTTGACCGTGTCCTGGCCGTTCGCGTGGGAGCCAAGAAATGA
- the dnaA gene encoding chromosomal replication initiator protein DnaA, producing MKQAAAVTQDVSNSGANTKETLKEGWGRVAARLKGELGDDLFNSWFARMEAEDFVRGNLTVSVPTRFLKSWIENHYATKLRKVAETEFKTLQAILVRVRQQGEQMRAAAPADQARIAAPERSTATAAHIQALLNADRETADESQTFDNYVVGQSNLLAHAAVMRVAQAASGQTLSFNPLYIHSAAGLGKTHLLNALAQKIRAHQPARKVLMLTAERFMYGFIHAIRSRDTLAFKDQFQNVDVLLIDDFQFLQGKAMQQEFCHAFNSLVDSKRQVVIAADVPPTQLDTIDQRMRSRLQGGLVVDIETPDLKQRRHIVELRYMIMLKNDPSATVSPDILDLVAERITGGGRELEGALNKLVAYQQFNKAPVTLDLASMVLRDAAGATETGRVKIEDILKVVSRHFNVGRNDLLSARRAREVVMPRQIGMYLAKKLTARSLPEIGRRFGGRDHSTVLHAVRKIDEQMKNDEKLARELALLIRLVEQQ from the coding sequence ATGAAGCAGGCGGCGGCAGTTACACAAGACGTTTCAAACTCTGGGGCGAACACCAAGGAGACCCTGAAAGAGGGTTGGGGGCGCGTAGCGGCGCGTCTCAAGGGTGAATTGGGTGATGATTTGTTCAACAGCTGGTTTGCCCGCATGGAAGCCGAGGACTTCGTGCGCGGCAATCTGACGGTATCAGTGCCAACACGATTCCTGAAAAGCTGGATCGAGAACCATTACGCCACCAAATTGCGTAAAGTCGCCGAGACTGAATTCAAAACCCTGCAAGCCATTCTGGTGCGGGTGCGCCAGCAGGGCGAACAGATGCGCGCCGCAGCACCGGCTGATCAGGCCCGCATTGCAGCGCCTGAGCGCAGCACGGCAACCGCCGCTCATATCCAAGCCTTGCTGAATGCCGACCGCGAAACGGCTGACGAGAGCCAGACATTTGATAATTATGTGGTCGGCCAATCCAATCTTCTCGCCCATGCGGCGGTGATGCGCGTGGCACAGGCGGCCTCGGGGCAGACCTTGAGCTTCAACCCGCTTTATATTCATTCGGCAGCTGGCCTGGGCAAGACCCATTTGCTCAATGCGCTGGCGCAGAAGATCCGCGCCCACCAGCCGGCCCGCAAAGTGCTGATGCTGACGGCAGAGCGCTTCATGTATGGCTTCATCCACGCCATCCGCAGCCGCGACACGCTGGCTTTCAAGGACCAGTTCCAGAATGTGGACGTGCTGCTGATCGACGATTTCCAGTTCCTGCAGGGCAAGGCCATGCAGCAGGAATTCTGCCACGCCTTCAATTCGCTGGTGGATTCGAAGCGCCAGGTGGTGATTGCCGCCGACGTGCCACCCACCCAGCTGGACACGATTGACCAGCGCATGCGTTCGCGCTTGCAGGGCGGTCTGGTTGTTGATATCGAAACGCCAGATCTGAAGCAGCGGCGCCACATTGTGGAGCTGCGCTACATGATCATGCTGAAGAACGATCCGTCAGCTACCGTGTCGCCGGACATTCTGGACCTCGTGGCCGAGCGTATCACCGGCGGTGGCCGCGAACTGGAAGGGGCGCTGAACAAGCTCGTCGCCTATCAGCAATTTAACAAGGCGCCCGTCACCCTTGATCTCGCCTCGATGGTGCTGCGCGATGCGGCAGGGGCCACCGAAACCGGCCGGGTGAAGATCGAAGACATTCTCAAGGTGGTTTCGCGCCACTTCAATGTAGGCCGCAATGACCTCCTGTCGGCCAGACGCGCCCGCGAAGTGGTGATGCCGCGCCAGATCGGCATGTATCTGGCCAAAAAGCTCACGGCGCGCTCGCTGCCGGAGATCGGCCGCCGCTTTGGCGGGCGCGATCATTCCACTGTGCTACATGCGGTTCGCAAGATCGACGAGCAGATGAAGAATGATGAGAAACTGGCACGCGAATTGGCGCTTCTAATTCGTCTCGTAGAGCAACAGTAA
- a CDS encoding phosphopentomutase yields MSRAFLFIMDGFGVGHAPDAKAFGDEGSDTFGHVYAQARPSIPTLASLGLGAAAETTGGTNVFPNAKIIARHGAATEVSKGKDTITGHWEIAGVPLAKDWGYFPTTIPAFPQDFMDALIAQAKLPGLLCLGHASGTQVIEDFGEEHLRTGKPIVYTSADSVIQIAAHEAHFGLQRLYDVCAIARELSYALNIGRVIARPFLGETAKTFERTGHRKDYSVLPPQPTLLNVLSTAGRDVCTIGKIGDIYAHSGTGREIKVSGMEALTSTTMAEMPKLADGGFLMVNFVNFDTDFGHRRDVPGYAKLLESFDAWLAGALKLVGPDDHLFITADHGNDPSFKGTDHTRERVPVLWFNPKQQPGSIGLRNTFADIGQSIAQVLGVGPLSSGTAF; encoded by the coding sequence GTGAGCCGCGCGTTTCTGTTCATCATGGATGGTTTCGGCGTCGGCCATGCGCCGGATGCCAAGGCTTTCGGTGACGAAGGATCCGACACATTCGGGCATGTCTATGCGCAGGCCCGCCCAAGCATTCCCACGCTGGCTTCCCTCGGCCTGGGTGCTGCGGCTGAAACAACGGGTGGCACGAACGTTTTTCCGAATGCGAAAATCATCGCGCGCCATGGTGCAGCTACCGAAGTGTCCAAAGGCAAGGATACGATCACCGGGCATTGGGAAATTGCCGGCGTGCCGTTGGCGAAGGATTGGGGTTATTTCCCCACCACCATTCCCGCCTTTCCGCAAGATTTCATGGATGCGCTCATCGCTCAGGCGAAGCTGCCGGGACTGCTGTGCCTTGGCCATGCTTCGGGCACGCAGGTGATCGAAGATTTCGGCGAGGAACATCTGCGCACCGGAAAGCCCATTGTCTATACGAGCGCCGACAGCGTGATCCAGATCGCTGCACACGAAGCCCATTTCGGCCTGCAGCGGCTTTATGATGTCTGCGCCATCGCGCGCGAACTTTCCTATGCACTCAATATCGGCCGCGTCATCGCGCGGCCATTCCTGGGCGAAACAGCAAAGACCTTCGAGCGCACCGGCCACCGCAAGGATTATTCGGTGCTGCCGCCGCAGCCCACATTGCTTAATGTGCTTTCAACGGCAGGCCGTGATGTGTGCACCATTGGCAAGATTGGCGATATCTATGCCCATTCCGGCACGGGCCGTGAGATCAAGGTGTCCGGCATGGAAGCGCTTACGTCCACCACGATGGCCGAAATGCCGAAGCTGGCGGATGGCGGGTTCCTGATGGTGAATTTCGTCAACTTCGACACTGACTTTGGCCATCGCCGCGATGTGCCGGGCTATGCCAAATTGCTTGAAAGTTTCGACGCCTGGCTGGCTGGCGCGCTGAAACTTGTCGGCCCTGACGACCATCTGTTCATCACCGCCGATCACGGCAATGACCCCAGCTTCAAGGGTACTGACCACACGCGCGAGCGCGTGCCGGTTCTGTGGTTCAATCCGAAGCAGCAGCCGGGCTCCATCGGGCTGCGCAATACGTTTGCCGATATTGGGCAGAGCATCGCGCAGGTTTTGGGCGTGGGGCCGCTGTCTTCCGGCACGGCGTTCTAA
- the choV gene encoding choline ABC transporter ATP-binding protein, translating into MSTAVIFKNVDILFGRNVPQAQTMLDAGSTRAEILEKTGTVLGCAGASLEVKEGEISVLMGLSGSGKSTLLRGVNGLNKVTRGAIEVFDGNKMVDVVTCDEPTLRRIRQKNVAMVFQQFGLLPWRTVHENVGFGLELAGMPEAERRSKVDRQLKLVGLDQWSGKYVHELSGGMQQRVGLARAFATEAPILLMDEPFSALDPLIRTKLQDELLQLQKTLKKTIIFVSHDLEEALKIGNTITIMEGGRIVQSGRPEDIVLRPANAYVSDFIANVNPLSVLTAWNVMRATHELETEKSGWMWLDRRKTTRFKLDKDNKVTVVERDGELAEWVPCTEAEKVFSAKSKPVFWATPGTSLKTVMLAMHMSETAPVALFNDDSTFAGAIGVRDVLRAVLKRES; encoded by the coding sequence ATGAGCACGGCTGTTATCTTCAAGAATGTCGATATTCTGTTCGGCCGCAATGTGCCGCAGGCCCAAACCATGCTCGACGCCGGTTCCACCCGCGCGGAAATCCTTGAAAAGACTGGCACTGTGCTGGGTTGTGCCGGCGCCTCGCTGGAAGTGAAGGAAGGCGAGATCAGCGTGCTGATGGGCCTTTCAGGCTCTGGCAAATCCACCCTGTTGCGCGGCGTCAATGGCCTCAACAAAGTCACGCGCGGTGCCATTGAAGTGTTCGACGGCAACAAGATGGTGGACGTGGTCACTTGCGATGAGCCCACGTTGCGCCGCATCCGCCAGAAGAACGTGGCCATGGTGTTCCAGCAATTCGGCCTTCTGCCCTGGCGCACCGTGCATGAGAATGTGGGCTTCGGTCTTGAACTTGCCGGCATGCCGGAGGCTGAACGCAGATCCAAGGTGGACCGGCAATTGAAGCTGGTGGGTCTTGACCAATGGTCGGGCAAATACGTCCATGAATTGTCCGGCGGCATGCAACAGCGTGTGGGCCTGGCGCGGGCGTTTGCCACTGAGGCGCCGATCCTGCTGATGGACGAGCCGTTCTCGGCGCTTGATCCGCTGATCCGCACCAAGCTGCAGGATGAATTGCTGCAGCTGCAGAAAACCCTGAAGAAGACGATCATCTTCGTCAGCCACGATCTCGAGGAAGCCCTCAAGATCGGCAACACTATTACGATCATGGAAGGCGGGCGCATCGTGCAGTCTGGCCGGCCTGAAGATATCGTGCTGCGCCCGGCCAATGCCTATGTGAGTGACTTCATCGCCAATGTGAATCCACTCTCGGTGCTGACGGCGTGGAACGTGATGCGCGCCACCCATGAGTTGGAAACCGAGAAGAGTGGCTGGATGTGGCTCGACCGCCGCAAGACCACCCGCTTCAAGCTCGACAAGGATAACAAGGTCACTGTCGTCGAACGGGATGGTGAACTGGCGGAATGGGTGCCTTGCACCGAAGCCGAGAAAGTCTTCTCTGCCAAGTCCAAACCGGTCTTCTGGGCCACACCGGGCACGAGCCTTAAAACCGTAATGCTAGCCATGCATATGTCAGAGACAGCCCCAGTGGCGCTGTTCAACGACGACAGCACCTTCGCGGGTGCCATCGGCGTAAGGGACGTTCTGCGCGCAGTATTGAAGCGGGAAAGCTGA
- a CDS encoding ROK family protein: MPGPDLQRRIGIDIGGTKIDAIVFDSKDQIIFEKRADTPRTYEAMVNAVAALVRDAGEGSVGIGAPGSAHPGTGIWRNANFTPANGKPMQRDLEAVIGRVIRIENDANCFALSEARDGAGAGFKTVAFYTLGTGLGGGLVVNGEIIRGANAEAAEFGHTGLPWMDEADWPPVPCFCGKAGCAEMYVSGTGLIKDYKRVVGQELSGPEIIAKARAGEPPAVAALKRLQIRFARICANLLNMVDPDVFVMGGGMSSLPELVEELPPLIARYTFSGEGQAKVVRAQHGGNSGVRGAARLWG; encoded by the coding sequence ATGCCCGGACCTGATCTGCAAAGGCGGATCGGCATCGATATCGGTGGCACCAAGATCGATGCCATCGTTTTTGATAGTAAAGACCAGATCATCTTCGAAAAGCGCGCTGACACGCCCCGGACCTATGAGGCCATGGTCAATGCCGTGGCAGCGCTCGTGCGGGATGCCGGTGAAGGCTCAGTGGGCATCGGCGCACCTGGATCCGCCCATCCCGGCACCGGTATCTGGCGCAATGCCAATTTCACCCCCGCGAATGGCAAGCCGATGCAGCGCGATCTCGAAGCTGTCATTGGCCGCGTTATCAGGATCGAGAATGACGCCAATTGTTTTGCATTGTCCGAGGCCAGGGATGGCGCGGGCGCGGGTTTCAAGACAGTGGCCTTCTATACGCTGGGCACCGGCTTAGGGGGCGGTTTGGTGGTCAATGGTGAAATCATCCGCGGCGCCAATGCCGAGGCCGCTGAATTCGGTCATACCGGCCTGCCGTGGATGGATGAAGCAGACTGGCCACCGGTGCCGTGCTTTTGCGGCAAGGCAGGTTGTGCGGAAATGTATGTCTCGGGCACCGGCTTGATCAAGGATTACAAGCGCGTGGTGGGGCAGGAGCTTTCCGGCCCGGAGATCATCGCCAAGGCCCGCGCCGGCGAGCCACCGGCGGTTGCGGCCCTCAAGCGCCTGCAAATCCGCTTTGCCCGCATCTGTGCCAATTTGCTTAATATGGTCGATCCGGATGTTTTCGTCATGGGTGGCGGCATGAGCAGCCTGCCAGAACTGGTCGAAGAACTTCCGCCGCTGATTGCGCGCTATACGTTCTCGGGCGAGGGCCAGGCCAAGGTCGTCCGCGCTCAACACGGCGGCAATAGCGGCGTACGCGGTGCGGCGCGGCTGTGGGGCTAG